One part of the Flavobacterium johnsoniae UW101 genome encodes these proteins:
- the aroC gene encoding chorismate synthase, whose amino-acid sequence MAGNSYGTLYKVTTFGESHGEALGGIIDGCPSGIELDFEAIEVEMSRRKPGQSAIVTQRKEPDAVQFLSGIFEGKTTGTPIGFIIPNTNQKSDDYSHIKDNYRPSHADYVYDQKYGFRDYRGGGRSSARETASRVVAGAIAKQMLPEIKINAYVSSVGPIHLDTPYQDLDFSKIESNPVRCPDEKSAAIMEEYIRDIRKQGDTVGGVVSCVIQNVPVGLGEPVFDKLHAELGKAMLSINAVKGFEYGSGFSGSEMKGSEHNDLYNPDGTTKTNLSGGIQGGISNGMDIYFRVAFKPVATIMQTQDSLDNKGNITPMTGKGRHDPCVVPRAVPIVEAMAAIVLADFYLINKTY is encoded by the coding sequence ATGGCAGGAAACAGCTACGGCACCCTATATAAAGTTACTACATTTGGAGAATCTCATGGTGAAGCTCTAGGCGGTATTATAGACGGATGTCCATCAGGAATAGAACTTGATTTCGAAGCGATAGAAGTTGAAATGTCCCGTAGAAAACCAGGACAATCGGCTATCGTAACACAAAGAAAAGAACCAGACGCGGTTCAGTTTCTATCAGGAATATTTGAAGGAAAAACTACAGGAACCCCAATTGGTTTTATTATTCCGAATACCAATCAAAAATCAGATGATTACTCTCATATAAAAGATAATTACAGACCAAGTCATGCTGATTATGTATATGACCAAAAATACGGTTTTCGTGATTATCGCGGAGGCGGAAGAAGTTCTGCACGTGAAACAGCCAGCAGAGTAGTAGCAGGAGCTATTGCAAAACAAATGCTTCCAGAAATTAAAATTAATGCTTATGTTTCTTCTGTAGGTCCTATTCATTTAGATACACCTTATCAGGATTTAGATTTTTCTAAAATCGAAAGCAATCCGGTTCGCTGCCCTGATGAAAAATCAGCAGCTATTATGGAAGAATATATTCGTGATATCCGCAAACAAGGAGATACTGTAGGAGGAGTTGTTTCGTGTGTAATTCAAAATGTACCCGTTGGTTTAGGCGAGCCTGTTTTTGATAAATTACATGCTGAATTAGGAAAAGCAATGCTTTCTATCAATGCCGTAAAAGGTTTTGAATACGGAAGCGGTTTCTCTGGTTCTGAAATGAAAGGAAGCGAACACAACGATTTATACAATCCGGACGGAACGACAAAAACAAATCTTTCAGGAGGAATCCAGGGCGGAATAAGCAACGGAATGGATATTTATTTCAGAGTTGCTTTTAAACCTGTTGCGACTATTATGCAGACTCAGGATTCTTTAGATAATAAAGGTAATATTACACCAATGACCGGAAAAGGACGTCATGATCCGTGCGTGGTGCCTCGTGCAGTACCAATCGTTGAGGCGATGGCTGCGATTGTTTTGGCAGATTTTTATTTAATCAACAAAACATATTAA